A stretch of Methanosphaerula palustris E1-9c DNA encodes these proteins:
- a CDS encoding PKD domain-containing protein, translating into MRWVLLMIVLVAICCTPVSASSLFVGVAPASTPVPSTNSNLVSELSVSGYSAQYQQNVSWPSENFLLKGLAEDAPNGTLFVTDRSTTSVTILNATTMAVQGSPIPLSGISIDYPLNSVYDPEHSRLYIYDNGNQDLVGFAWDSTNQTLNYDGMTIVLPERCSGLALDSVANILYVLPEDPDPDIGSIHRYSTVTGASLDDISLGVWGLSQISSLAVDSENHCLYMKAYYSLLDSECMFSWNTSTSNFNTGIASVSDSDTIMALAVDPASHYLIAATKSQNLGNNLYYPMIEFYDRSMNQMDSALACPSDFPGVSRRGNLPDDYYLAVLPETLAPPVANFTADVTNGTAPLEVEFTDQSTGSPDSWHWEFGDGTTSTDLGFADHTYTEAGNYTVNLTVANPGGSNSTTKTNYITVHAPIFAPVVNFTANVTNGTSPLTVGFTDLSTNSPTDWLWEFGDGTTSTMQNPVHTFTDIGNYTVNLTAANTGGNNTSIRTDYITVTQVPVPVANFSANVTNGTSPLSVGFTDLSTNSPTDWHWDFGDGTTSTMQNPVHTFSDIGTYTVNLTATNAGGNATQTKTDYITVTQVPVPVANFSANVTNGTSPLSVGFTDLSTNSPTSWLWDFGDGTTSTMQNPVHAYMAAGNYSVNLTATNAGGNASQNKTDYITVHAPVFAPVANFTANVTNGTAPLSVGFTDLSIGSPATRSWNFGDDNTSTEQNPVHTYTAAGNYTVNLTVTNAGGSNTSVKTNYITVHAVVPPTTAPTTTVPTTAPTTPPTTVPTTVPTRIPTTIPTTIPVTPTPTATVPPLVANFSANVTTGQTPLAVQFTDATSGSVQQYFWQFGDGGASFDKNPVHTYSAAGTYTVSLVAIGSTGADVKTIPQYITITTPGTPTVSPTATAPTQTVTTTVTATTPAPTTTTTVTPTVTLTTATTTVTPLPTSSGHDLPLANFVVTYQAGSGSMGIQVTDASTNATTLKYDLGDGTTTAYKNFKYTYWQPGTYTITLIATNDAGSSTKTVAVTVPAGSPTITTIVPTVTTPAPTMTVSPTTTVTLPVTPTVTSTVTPTPTPTNPNLPVANFTVTFPGGPGSMGIQVINTAVNATSVHYNLGDGATTAYPNFTYTYWQPGTYTINQTATNAAGSTNKTLVVTIPAVLTPTTTTTPAPTTISPTVTVTGSAYNGPHTIPGTLQAEDYDLGGEGVAYHDTTAGNEGGVYRHDDVDIEQLDTDGSPNVGWIRSGEWLGYTVNVSTAGTYTAGFRVASSHSGSSIQVYVDDGTTPVATVSVPNTGDWPAFRTVSVPVTLPAGQHRLRLAFPTDYVNINWISFA; encoded by the coding sequence ATGAGATGGGTGCTGCTGATGATCGTGCTGGTCGCGATCTGCTGCACCCCGGTATCTGCATCGTCGCTGTTCGTTGGAGTCGCTCCCGCCTCAACACCGGTTCCGTCGACAAACTCCAACCTGGTGAGTGAACTCTCTGTGTCCGGTTATTCTGCCCAGTACCAGCAAAATGTCTCCTGGCCTTCCGAAAATTTCCTCCTCAAGGGGCTGGCTGAGGACGCCCCCAACGGGACGCTCTTCGTCACGGATAGGTCGACTACGTCCGTCACAATCCTCAATGCAACGACGATGGCAGTGCAGGGATCGCCGATCCCGCTTTCAGGTATAAGTATAGACTATCCCCTGAATAGTGTGTACGATCCCGAGCATAGCCGCCTGTATATCTATGATAATGGAAATCAAGATCTGGTCGGGTTTGCATGGGATTCAACTAATCAAACGCTGAACTACGACGGGATGACGATTGTCCTTCCCGAACGTTGTTCCGGACTGGCTCTGGATTCGGTCGCTAATATTCTCTATGTATTGCCAGAAGATCCTGATCCGGATATCGGCTCGATCCATCGATATAGTACGGTGACGGGAGCGTCTCTGGATGATATCTCTCTCGGAGTATGGGGGCTCAGTCAGATCTCCTCACTTGCCGTCGACAGTGAGAACCACTGTCTCTATATGAAAGCATATTATTCCCTCCTTGATTCCGAATGCATGTTCAGCTGGAATACCTCCACTTCCAATTTCAACACCGGGATTGCTTCGGTTTCGGATAGTGATACCATAATGGCACTGGCCGTGGATCCTGCCTCTCATTACCTCATTGCAGCGACAAAATCTCAGAATTTGGGTAATAATCTGTATTATCCAATGATTGAATTTTATGACCGTTCCATGAACCAGATGGACTCTGCCTTGGCCTGCCCGTCGGATTTCCCCGGCGTCTCAAGGAGAGGGAATCTGCCGGACGACTATTATCTGGCCGTCCTCCCTGAAACATTAGCCCCGCCTGTGGCGAACTTCACGGCAGACGTGACGAACGGCACCGCTCCGCTCGAGGTCGAGTTCACCGATCAGTCGACCGGTTCCCCGGATTCGTGGCACTGGGAGTTTGGTGACGGCACTACCTCGACCGATTTAGGGTTCGCAGACCATACCTACACGGAAGCCGGGAACTACACGGTGAATCTGACGGTGGCGAACCCCGGCGGGAGCAACTCCACGACAAAGACCAACTACATCACGGTCCATGCCCCGATATTTGCCCCGGTTGTGAACTTCACGGCGAACGTAACGAACGGCACGTCTCCGCTGACCGTCGGTTTCACTGACCTTTCGACCAATTCCCCAACGGATTGGCTCTGGGAGTTTGGTGACGGTACCACCTCTACGATGCAGAACCCGGTCCACACCTTTACGGATATCGGGAACTACACGGTGAACCTGACGGCGGCCAATACTGGTGGGAACAACACCTCGATCAGGACCGACTATATCACGGTCACCCAGGTACCCGTTCCAGTGGCCAACTTCTCGGCGAACGTTACGAATGGGACATCCCCACTGTCGGTTGGTTTCACTGACCTTTCGACCAATTCTCCAACGGATTGGCACTGGGACTTCGGTGACGGCACCACCTCTACGATGCAAAACCCGGTCCACACCTTTTCGGATATCGGGACCTACACCGTCAACCTGACGGCGACGAACGCCGGGGGGAATGCCACCCAGACCAAGACGGATTATATCACGGTCACCCAGGTGCCCGTTCCAGTGGCCAACTTCTCGGCGAACGTTACGAATGGGACATCCCCGCTATCGGTCGGTTTCACTGACCTTTCGACCAATTCTCCAACCTCCTGGCTGTGGGACTTTGGTGATGGCACCACCTCTACGATGCAAAACCCGGTCCATGCCTACATGGCGGCCGGTAACTATTCAGTGAACCTGACGGCGACGAACGCCGGGGGGAATGCCTCCCAGAACAAGACGGACTATATCACGGTCCATGCCCCGGTGTTTGCCCCGGTTGCGAACTTCACGGCGAACGTGACGAACGGCACCGCACCGCTCTCAGTCGGTTTCACTGACCTGTCGATAGGTTCCCCGGCGACCAGGTCGTGGAACTTCGGTGACGACAATACCTCGACCGAGCAGAACCCGGTCCACACCTATACGGCGGCAGGGAACTACACGGTGAACCTGACGGTGACGAACGCCGGCGGTTCCAACACCTCGGTAAAGACGAACTACATCACCGTCCATGCCGTGGTGCCACCGACCACCGCACCAACGACAACTGTTCCGACGACGGCACCGACCACACCACCAACAACAGTACCAACGACTGTGCCGACGAGGATTCCGACGACGATTCCCACGACGATACCGGTGACCCCGACGCCAACCGCGACGGTGCCGCCGCTTGTAGCGAATTTCAGCGCGAATGTGACGACCGGCCAGACTCCGCTCGCCGTGCAATTCACTGATGCGACCTCTGGTTCTGTCCAACAGTACTTCTGGCAGTTCGGCGACGGCGGGGCATCGTTCGATAAGAACCCGGTCCACACCTACTCGGCAGCCGGCACCTACACTGTCTCCCTCGTCGCCATCGGTTCTACCGGGGCTGATGTGAAGACGATCCCACAGTACATCACCATCACCACACCGGGAACACCGACCGTCTCACCGACTGCGACGGCGCCGACCCAAACCGTAACGACAACGGTGACAGCGACAACGCCAGCTCCAACCACTACAACAACCGTCACCCCAACCGTGACGTTGACGACCGCAACGACGACCGTGACCCCGCTGCCGACCTCGTCCGGGCATGACCTGCCGCTCGCGAACTTCGTGGTCACCTACCAGGCCGGCTCGGGCTCGATGGGCATCCAGGTCACCGACGCCTCGACGAACGCCACCACCTTGAAGTACGACCTCGGCGACGGTACGACTACCGCCTATAAGAACTTCAAGTATACCTACTGGCAGCCCGGCACCTATACGATCACCCTGATCGCAACCAACGACGCCGGGTCTTCGACGAAGACCGTCGCGGTGACGGTGCCGGCCGGTTCGCCGACGATCACGACCATTGTACCAACCGTGACAACGCCGGCTCCAACGATGACTGTCTCGCCGACAACGACGGTGACCTTACCAGTTACGCCGACCGTGACGTCGACCGTAACCCCGACACCAACACCAACCAATCCGAATCTGCCGGTGGCGAACTTCACGGTCACCTTCCCGGGCGGCCCGGGTTCGATGGGCATTCAGGTCATCAACACTGCGGTGAACGCGACTTCAGTCCATTATAACCTCGGCGACGGGGCGACCACCGCCTATCCGAACTTCACCTACACCTACTGGCAACCCGGCACCTACACGATCAACCAGACCGCGACGAACGCGGCCGGGTCTACCAACAAAACTCTGGTCGTGACCATACCCGCGGTACTGACTCCGACCACGACAACAACCCCGGCCCCAACCACGATCTCACCGACGGTGACCGTCACCGGTTCAGCCTACAACGGCCCGCACACGATCCCAGGAACATTGCAGGCCGAGGATTACGACCTCGGCGGTGAGGGTGTCGCCTACCACGACACCACTGCCGGCAATGAAGGTGGCGTCTACCGGCACGACGACGTCGATATCGAACAGCTCGACACCGACGGGTCGCCGAACGTCGGCTGGATCCGTTCCGGCGAGTGGCTTGGGTACACCGTGAACGTCAGCACGGCCGGCACCTACACGGCCGGGTTCCGTGTTGCTTCCTCCCACTCCGGTTCATCGATCCAGGTCTATGTCGACGACGGTACGACCCCGGTCGCGACAGTGAGCGTCCCGAACACCGGTGACTGGCCCGCCTTCCGGACCGTCTCGGTGCCGGTGACCCTGCCGGCAGGGCAGCACCGGCTGAGACTTGCGTTCCCGACCGACTACGTCAACATCAACTGGATCAGTTTCGCCTGA
- a CDS encoding PKD domain-containing protein — translation MKVITGLMGGVLLVFALVAVCCTPVSASSLFVGAPSPTMDVPNTVNEFSVSGSTAQYQQNLTISRSNSFFNIKGMAVDASNRTLFVTNNRYHPTGYNITVINATTMQPVTNLSLSATFRAGKCVFDQGHDRLYVYDTNGGDLVGYTWDSDNLTLTPDGMSIPLSEGCNGLDIDPDEYLLYVITYNGTIQKYSSASGVFLGNVSLPVDTGAYSLAVDDVTHCLYMETVSSDQCTYSLLRLDPYGILPTRSIVYQHLDQYSYHSDLFLKLAVDPASHYLYAGTTRKVSDDDDPLMIPELRIYDSDLNLQNTIPVGPPDITATRDDHLLVPGYLAILSDGIVPPTPTPTSAITANFYAFGHVGQAPYSVRFLDQSTGSPTAWKWDFGDNTTSTEQNPTHVYNRTGAYNVALTASNDQASDTCTQYRCVIVNAVPAANFTANTTAGKTPLTVQFIDQSTSGADGYQWQFGDGTTSTEQNPVHTYTTPGSYSVMLTVSEPDYGSVFVQKPGYITVGDPSTIGFSANVTAGLSPLAVQFNESVNGSVQYSFWHFGDGSTSMDSNPVHVYDTPGQYTVSLMTVGSNGTETKTVEDYINVTNPVTPAPTTPAPVNTTVIPTPTEQNLPVANFTVTAGAPGSLAIQVIDTSVNATSVSYDLGDGTTTSYPTFRYTYWQAGTYTIEQTATNAVGSSHKTLTVTVPAAAPTTTPTVTPTTTTTVSPTVTGNPYNGPHTIPGTLQAEDYDLGGEGVAYHDTTPGNEGGVYRHDDVDIEQLDTDGSPNVGWIRAGEWLGYTVNVSTAGTYNAGFRVASSHSGSSIQVYVDNGTTPVATVNVPNTGDWPVFRTVSVPVTLPAGQHRLRLSFPTDYVNINWITFV, via the coding sequence ATGAAGGTTATTACAGGATTAATGGGAGGGGTGCTGCTGGTGTTCGCGCTGGTCGCGGTCTGCTGCACCCCGGTATCTGCATCGTCGCTGTTTGTTGGCGCTCCTTCCCCAACCATGGATGTACCAAACACCGTGAATGAGTTCTCTGTATCCGGTTCTACCGCCCAGTATCAGCAGAACCTCACCATTTCCCGATCAAATTCATTCTTTAACATTAAAGGGATGGCTGTGGACGCTTCCAACCGGACGCTCTTCGTCACGAATAATCGATATCATCCTACAGGGTATAATATCACAGTCATCAATGCTACGACGATGCAACCGGTCACGAACCTTTCACTCTCCGCGACATTTCGTGCAGGTAAGTGTGTGTTTGACCAGGGACATGACCGTCTGTATGTCTATGATACAAATGGGGGGGATCTGGTTGGGTATACGTGGGACTCAGACAATCTGACTCTGACGCCCGACGGGATGTCGATCCCTCTGTCGGAGGGGTGTAATGGACTTGATATCGATCCGGACGAGTATCTGCTCTATGTGATAACTTATAATGGTACGATTCAAAAATACAGCTCCGCCTCCGGAGTTTTCCTGGGAAATGTCAGCCTTCCGGTTGATACAGGTGCATACTCCCTTGCGGTCGATGACGTGACCCATTGTCTCTATATGGAGACGGTCTCTTCAGATCAATGCACCTACTCCCTGCTCAGACTGGACCCCTACGGCATCCTTCCCACCAGAAGTATCGTATATCAGCATCTCGATCAATACAGTTATCACTCCGATCTATTCCTGAAACTGGCCGTGGATCCCGCATCTCATTACCTCTATGCAGGGACGACCCGTAAAGTCTCAGATGACGATGACCCTCTGATGATTCCTGAGCTCAGAATATATGACAGTGATCTGAACCTGCAGAACACGATCCCTGTTGGTCCCCCGGATATCACTGCCACACGGGATGATCACCTGCTGGTACCAGGTTATCTGGCTATCCTCTCTGATGGTATCGTTCCCCCGACCCCGACGCCGACATCAGCCATCACGGCGAACTTCTACGCCTTCGGCCACGTCGGCCAGGCTCCGTATTCGGTCCGGTTCCTGGATCAGTCGACCGGCTCGCCGACCGCCTGGAAGTGGGATTTCGGGGATAACACGACATCGACCGAGCAGAACCCGACGCATGTCTACAACCGGACCGGCGCCTATAACGTTGCCCTGACCGCCTCGAACGACCAGGCGAGCGACACCTGCACCCAGTACCGGTGTGTCATCGTGAATGCAGTGCCGGCAGCGAACTTCACGGCCAATACGACCGCCGGCAAAACCCCCCTCACCGTGCAGTTCATCGACCAGTCCACCAGCGGTGCGGACGGGTACCAGTGGCAGTTCGGCGACGGGACGACCTCGACCGAGCAGAACCCGGTCCACACCTATACGACCCCCGGGTCGTACTCGGTGATGCTGACAGTCTCCGAGCCCGACTACGGGAGTGTCTTCGTCCAGAAGCCCGGGTATATCACGGTCGGCGACCCCTCGACGATCGGGTTCTCGGCGAACGTGACCGCCGGTCTCTCACCGCTCGCCGTCCAGTTCAACGAGTCGGTGAACGGATCGGTCCAGTATTCGTTCTGGCATTTCGGTGACGGTTCGACCTCGATGGATTCCAACCCGGTCCACGTCTATGATACGCCCGGTCAGTACACTGTCTCGCTGATGACCGTCGGCTCCAATGGAACCGAGACAAAGACGGTCGAGGACTACATCAACGTCACCAACCCGGTGACACCGGCTCCCACCACGCCGGCACCGGTGAACACCACCGTGATTCCGACACCGACTGAACAGAACTTGCCTGTAGCGAACTTCACGGTCACGGCCGGTGCCCCGGGCTCGCTGGCGATCCAGGTGATCGACACCTCGGTGAACGCGACCTCGGTCAGCTACGACCTCGGTGACGGCACCACCACCTCCTATCCGACATTCCGGTACACCTACTGGCAGGCCGGGACGTACACGATCGAACAGACCGCGACCAATGCCGTCGGCTCCTCGCATAAGACCCTCACGGTGACGGTGCCGGCTGCGGCGCCTACAACGACCCCGACCGTGACTCCAACGACGACAACAACGGTCTCACCGACCGTGACGGGTAACCCGTACAACGGTCCGCATACGATCCCAGGAACGCTGCAGGCCGAGGATTACGACCTCGGTGGTGAAGGCGTTGCCTACCACGACACCACCCCTGGAAACGAGGGCGGCGTCTACCGGCATGACGACGTCGATATCGAGCAGCTTGACACCGACGGGTCGCCGAACGTCGGCTGGATCCGTGCCGGTGAATGGCTCGGGTACACCGTGAACGTCAGCACGGCCGGCACCTACAACGCCGGGTTCCGTGTTGCTTCCTCTCACTCCGGCTCATCGATCCAGGTCTATGTCGACAATGGTACGACCCCGGTCGCGACGGTGAACGTCCCGAACACCGGTGACTGGCCGGTCTTCAGGACCGTTTCGGTGCCGGTGACCCTGCCGGCCGGGCAGCACCGGCTGAGACTTTCGTTCCCGACCGACTACGTCAACATCAACTGGATCACCTTTGTCTGA
- a CDS encoding TIGR00297 family protein translates to MTVQPGVLLASLLGLVCIVLAPALQAPQVFSLLVILAFGLIFLVYTEPYPSLPIIVLTILYGAGVIPVFVYSVTLGIMILGELAYLIGEGEPLLSQQRPARRIRPAGNEKSDGSVPRGYIFFTITALASGLLIMEYLGRSAALAVVIAAIVGVLLKAIMEDREDAFLVEMLGVAMTLYLFVDLNIMVDTTRLLAVAIICLTFGYFAYRLKAADLSGLFSAALIGIILIIIADFRWFLIMLVFFIIGSVCTRYKFEYKTRIGVEEAHGGVRGYRNVFSNGIVGTAAAVLFGVTGHPMFIALFLGSVATAAGDTVASEIGVTGKTPYLITTFEQVRPGTNGGVTMVGEAAALIASFCIALVAYLLGVADPTMVAVVTIAGLVGTNVDSVVGALFENRGLIGNSGTNLSATLSGGLFALIFFLF, encoded by the coding sequence TGACAGTACAGCCAGGCGTTCTGCTCGCATCCCTGCTCGGCCTCGTCTGTATTGTACTGGCCCCCGCCCTGCAGGCTCCCCAGGTCTTTTCCCTGCTGGTGATCCTGGCATTCGGGCTGATCTTTCTCGTCTATACAGAACCGTACCCCTCGCTGCCGATCATCGTGCTGACGATCCTGTACGGTGCCGGGGTGATCCCGGTCTTCGTCTACTCTGTGACGCTCGGGATCATGATCCTCGGGGAACTGGCCTACCTGATCGGAGAGGGCGAACCGCTCCTGTCGCAGCAGCGTCCGGCACGCCGGATCAGGCCGGCCGGGAACGAAAAATCGGACGGAAGCGTCCCCAGGGGGTACATCTTCTTCACCATCACGGCCCTTGCCAGCGGGCTGTTGATCATGGAGTACCTCGGACGTTCCGCCGCCCTGGCCGTGGTGATCGCGGCGATCGTCGGGGTGCTCCTCAAGGCGATCATGGAGGATCGGGAGGACGCGTTCCTCGTGGAGATGCTCGGGGTCGCAATGACCCTGTACCTCTTCGTCGACCTGAACATCATGGTCGACACCACCCGTCTGCTGGCGGTCGCGATCATCTGTCTCACGTTCGGGTACTTCGCGTACAGGCTGAAGGCCGCCGACCTGAGCGGGCTCTTCAGCGCTGCGCTGATCGGGATCATCCTGATCATCATCGCCGACTTCCGATGGTTCCTGATCATGCTGGTCTTCTTCATCATCGGATCGGTCTGCACCCGGTACAAGTTCGAGTACAAGACCAGGATCGGGGTCGAGGAGGCTCACGGGGGGGTCAGGGGATATCGGAATGTCTTCTCCAACGGGATCGTCGGTACCGCGGCCGCGGTCCTCTTCGGGGTGACCGGGCATCCGATGTTCATCGCTCTCTTCCTGGGGTCGGTCGCGACCGCGGCCGGCGACACCGTGGCCAGTGAGATCGGGGTGACCGGCAAGACGCCGTACCTGATCACCACCTTCGAACAGGTCCGGCCCGGAACCAACGGCGGGGTCACGATGGTCGGCGAGGCGGCCGCCCTGATCGCCTCGTTCTGCATCGCGCTCGTCGCCTACCTGTTAGGGGTGGCGGACCCGACGATGGTCGCGGTGGTGACGATCGCCGGGCTGGTCGGCACCAATGTCGACAGTGTCGTCGGCGCCCTCTTTGAGAATCGGGGGCTGATCGGGAACTCCGGGACCAACCTGTCCGCGACCCTCTCAGGCGGGCTCTTCGCCCTCATCTTCTTCCTCTTCTGA
- a CDS encoding PKD domain-containing protein: MRWVLLMSALVAVCCTPVYASSLFTGAPSPTSSVPNTVSEFSVSYSADQYQRNLTIPRSDSFFDIAGMAVDAPNRTLFVTTGRYIHQGYPESYNLTVIDTTTMQQVTTVPMLDVMTGVSGSAFDSGHNRLYVYSSDLGSLFRYVWDSTTQTLTLDGDPIGLSDGCSAFAVDPVEDVLYVVTYSGTIQRYSTVSGSRLEDLTLPEPMEVNFLTVDEVNHCLYMWAMASDSTIHLVCLNPTSNLLTQGDTITGAEVTAQVVDPASHYLYVGTTRKVSDGDDPLMIPEIRVYDSSLRLKNTIPAGPSDLIATKSDHLLEPVYLAIISDGIVPPTPTPTPTSAITAGFYAFGHVGQAPYPVRFLDQSTGSPTAWKWDFGDNTTSTEQSPTHIYNQTGAFNVALTASNDQASDTCTQYRCVIVNTVPAANFTANATAGRTPFTVQFTDQSTGATGYQWQFGDGTTSTEQNPVHTYTTPGSYSVMLTVSEPNYGSVYTQKPGYITVTDPPTVGFSANVTAGLAPLAVQFNESTNGSVQYYYWQFGDGGTSFDQNPVHIYTNAGSYTVSLYAIGSNGTEAKTVDQYITVTSPVTPTPTTPAPVNTTTVPTTLVPTATVTLVPTNTTVVPTVTTVAPTVTGSAYNGPHTIPGTLQAEDYDLGGEGVAYHDTTLGNEGGVYRHDDVDIEQLDTDGSPNVGWIRAGEWLAYTVNVSTAGTYNAGFRVASSHSGSSIQVYVDNGTTPVATVSVPNTGDWPVFRTVSVPVTLPAGQHRLRLSFPTDYVNINWISFT, encoded by the coding sequence ATGAGATGGGTGCTGCTGATGAGCGCGCTGGTCGCGGTCTGCTGCACCCCGGTATATGCATCGTCACTGTTTACCGGTGCCCCTTCCCCAACCAGTAGCGTACCCAACACGGTGAGTGAGTTCTCAGTATCCTACTCTGCCGATCAGTATCAGCGGAATCTCACCATCCCCCGATCCGATTCATTTTTTGACATTGCTGGGATGGCTGTGGACGCTCCCAACCGGACGCTCTTCGTCACGACAGGTCGATATATTCATCAAGGATATCCTGAATCTTATAATCTTACAGTCATCGATACTACGACGATGCAGCAGGTGACGACGGTCCCCATGCTGGATGTAATGACGGGAGTCAGTGGCAGTGCGTTCGACTCGGGGCATAACCGTCTGTATGTCTATTCGTCTGATTTAGGGAGTTTGTTTCGGTATGTGTGGGATTCCACTACTCAGACACTGACCCTCGACGGGGACCCGATCGGCCTATCGGATGGTTGTAGTGCATTTGCTGTAGATCCGGTCGAAGATGTGCTCTATGTGGTAACATATTCAGGTACTATACAGAGATACAGCACCGTATCCGGGAGTCGCCTGGAAGATCTCACCCTCCCGGAACCCATGGAGGTCAATTTCCTTACAGTCGATGAAGTGAACCACTGTCTCTATATGTGGGCTATGGCTTCTGATTCCACTATTCACCTTGTCTGTCTGAACCCCACCAGCAACCTTCTCACCCAGGGAGACACGATTACCGGTGCTGAAGTAACAGCACAGGTTGTGGATCCCGCATCTCATTACCTCTATGTTGGGACGACCCGTAAAGTCTCAGATGGCGATGACCCTCTGATGATTCCCGAGATCAGAGTGTATGACAGTTCCCTGAGACTGAAGAACACGATCCCCGCCGGCCCCTCGGATCTCATAGCAACCAAGTCCGACCACCTGCTGGAACCAGTTTATCTGGCCATCATCTCTGATGGAATCGTTCCCCCGACCCCGACCCCTACGCCGACATCAGCCATCACGGCCGGCTTCTACGCCTTCGGCCACGTCGGCCAGGCTCCGTACCCGGTTCGGTTCCTTGACCAGTCGACTGGCTCGCCGACCGCCTGGAAGTGGGATTTCGGGGATAACACGACGTCGACCGAGCAGAGCCCGACGCATATCTACAATCAGACCGGCGCCTTCAACGTTGCCCTGACCGCCTCGAACGACCAGGCGAGCGACACCTGCACCCAGTACCGGTGCGTCATCGTCAACACCGTGCCGGCCGCGAACTTCACGGCCAACGCGACCGCCGGCCGGACACCATTCACCGTTCAGTTCACCGACCAGTCGACTGGGGCGACCGGGTATCAGTGGCAGTTCGGTGATGGCACGACGTCGACCGAGCAGAACCCGGTCCACACCTATACGACCCCCGGGTCGTACTCGGTGATGTTGACAGTCTCCGAGCCCAACTACGGGAGTGTCTACACGCAGAAGCCCGGGTACATCACGGTCACCGACCCGCCGACGGTCGGGTTCTCGGCGAACGTGACGGCTGGTCTTGCCCCGCTCGCCGTCCAGTTCAACGAGTCGACGAACGGTTCGGTCCAGTATTATTACTGGCAGTTCGGCGACGGGGGAACTTCGTTCGACCAGAACCCTGTTCATATCTATACCAACGCCGGCAGTTACACCGTCTCCCTCTACGCGATCGGTTCGAACGGAACAGAGGCGAAGACGGTCGATCAGTACATCACCGTCACCTCGCCGGTGACGCCGACCCCCACCACGCCGGCACCGGTGAACACCACGACGGTACCGACGACGCTGGTTCCGACCGCAACCGTCACCCTGGTGCCAACGAACACCACCGTGGTTCCTACAGTCACGACAGTCGCTCCGACTGTCACCGGTTCGGCCTATAACGGCCCGCACACGATCCCCGGAACGCTGCAGGCCGAGGACTACGACCTCGGCGGTGAGGGCGTCGCCTATCACGACACCACTCTAGGTAATGAGGGCGGCGTCTACCGGCATGACGACGTCGATATCGAGCAGCTCGACACCGACGGGTCGCCGAACGTCGGCTGGATCCGTGCCGGTGAATGGCTTGCGTACACGGTGAACGTCAGCACGGCCGGCACCTATAATGCTGGGTTCCGTGTTGCGTCCTCCCACTCCGGTTCATCGATCCAGGTCTATGTCGACAATGGTACGACGCCCGTCGCGACGGTGAGCGTCCCGAACACCGGCGACTGGCCCGTCTTCCGGACCGTCTCGGTGCCGGTGACCCTGCCGGCCGGGCAGCACCGGCTGAGACTTTCGTTCCCGACCGACTATGTCAACATCAACTGGATCAGTTTCACCTGA